From the genome of Desulfovibrio porci, one region includes:
- a CDS encoding GNAT family N-acetyltransferase gives MTHIAFIFALVNDPGVRSISFHSEKISWKTHLAWFDRQIHENNPFYIVSFDDKPCGYVRMQRDPQLPKYEYILTIAVTAGHRKKGIATAALRAACKQALAEQSVRKIWAMVKKDNIASHRLFIKTFRKEAGTQIVNGHAATCFVYPDYLE, from the coding sequence ATGACGCACATCGCCTTCATTTTCGCTCTTGTCAATGATCCTGGCGTGCGAAGCATATCTTTCCATAGTGAAAAAATTTCTTGGAAAACGCATCTTGCTTGGTTTGACAGACAAATTCATGAAAACAATCCTTTCTATATTGTCAGTTTTGATGATAAACCTTGTGGCTATGTGCGTATGCAACGTGACCCGCAGCTGCCGAAATATGAATATATCCTTACTATCGCTGTGACAGCGGGACATAGAAAGAAGGGAATTGCAACGGCGGCATTGCGCGCAGCTTGCAAACAGGCTCTGGCCGAACAATCTGTCCGAAAAATATGGGCAATGGTAAAAAAAGACAACATTGCTTCGCACAGGCTTTTTATCAAAACCTTTCGGAAAGAAGCAGGCACACAAATCGTTAACGGGCATGCCGCTACCTGTTTTGTTTATCCTGACTATCTGGAATAG
- the pseG gene encoding UDP-2,4-diacetamido-2,4,6-trideoxy-beta-L-altropyranose hydrolase, translating into MSPNAVLLIRADAAPHMGTGHVMRCLALAQAARREGLDVHMICRLGVDWLRERLAREDIPLHCLPDMPPVAEAPDSLLRQLQAASLPVPGTAAAPIWVVLDGYHFDTACQLAVMRAGYRLLVIDDYAHLPEYHCDVLLNQNISAELLTYQGNIGRKLLGLDYVLLRQEFRDAHKRAQMRIRPQRPLNILVTLGGGNFIEYLEKIAAEMTLPEMTGHSVRIIQGAMNTERIRAAFARGPARLEVLPRVDDMPSLLLDTDLCITAGGSTCWELCCLGVPFLTILGAENQRHICYWLAEKGYAPRFSRVAFMAMLTDAQYCRHMVARLDQLVDAQGAARVLAPCKQLKA; encoded by the coding sequence ATGTCGCCTAACGCCGTGCTCCTCATCCGCGCTGACGCCGCCCCTCACATGGGAACCGGACATGTCATGCGCTGTCTTGCGCTGGCTCAGGCTGCCCGCAGGGAAGGACTGGACGTGCACATGATCTGCCGTCTTGGTGTCGACTGGCTACGAGAGCGTCTAGCACGAGAGGATATTCCCCTGCACTGTCTGCCGGATATGCCGCCTGTGGCAGAGGCTCCCGACAGTCTGCTGCGACAGCTTCAGGCGGCCAGTCTGCCGGTTCCGGGAACTGCGGCTGCTCCTATCTGGGTTGTCCTGGACGGCTATCACTTCGACACAGCCTGCCAGCTGGCCGTCATGCGGGCAGGCTATCGACTGCTGGTCATCGACGACTATGCGCATCTGCCTGAATACCATTGTGATGTGCTGCTGAACCAGAATATCAGTGCAGAGCTGCTGACGTATCAGGGCAATATTGGCCGCAAATTGCTTGGGCTGGATTATGTGCTCTTACGACAAGAATTCCGGGATGCTCACAAAAGGGCGCAAATGCGTATCAGGCCCCAGCGGCCGCTAAACATCCTTGTGACGCTGGGGGGCGGCAATTTTATTGAATATCTGGAAAAAATCGCCGCCGAGATGACCCTGCCGGAGATGACAGGCCACTCCGTTCGCATCATTCAGGGTGCCATGAACACGGAACGTATTCGCGCAGCCTTTGCCCGCGGCCCGGCCCGGCTGGAAGTTCTGCCGCGCGTGGACGACATGCCGTCCCTGCTGCTGGACACGGATTTGTGCATCACGGCAGGCGGCTCCACCTGTTGGGAACTGTGCTGTCTGGGCGTACCTTTTCTGACTATATTGGGCGCGGAGAATCAGCGCCACATATGCTATTGGCTGGCTGAAAAAGGCTATGCGCCGCGCTTTTCAAGAGTTGCCTTTATGGCTATGCTCACGGATGCACAGTATTGCCGCCACATGGTTGCCCGACTGGACCAATTGGTGGACGCACAGGGAGCTGCCCGTGTTCTGGCACCATGTAAGCAACTCAAGGCATAG
- a CDS encoding PIG-L deacetylase family protein, whose protein sequence is MFSTARNTLVVAAHPDDEMLGCGGTLARLSAQGAHITILLLGEGPLARGTEAADARANARLSAQRAASVLGVGTADVHFASLPDNRFDTVSLLDIIQRIESLAGRVQPDLVLTHHAGDMNQDHRLTHQAVMTAFRPLPDSNPLSILGFEVLSSTEYTPPQTAPPFCPNVFVDISVTLEKKCLALQEYASEMRPWPHPRSIEAVKHLAALRGCFCGCEAAEAFILYRTLL, encoded by the coding sequence ATGTTCAGTACCGCGCGTAACACTCTTGTTGTGGCCGCCCACCCTGATGACGAAATGCTGGGTTGCGGCGGTACATTGGCCAGGCTTTCCGCACAGGGTGCGCACATCACTATTCTTTTGCTTGGCGAAGGCCCGCTGGCCCGCGGCACGGAAGCAGCCGACGCCCGCGCAAACGCTCGACTGTCGGCGCAACGAGCGGCCAGTGTTCTGGGCGTGGGGACAGCAGACGTGCATTTTGCCTCCTTACCGGACAATCGTTTCGACACGGTTTCCCTGCTGGATATCATACAGCGTATTGAATCCCTTGCGGGGCGGGTGCAACCTGATCTTGTCCTTACCCACCATGCCGGAGACATGAATCAGGATCACCGATTGACTCATCAGGCGGTTATGACCGCTTTTCGGCCTTTGCCCGACAGTAATCCGTTAAGCATTCTTGGCTTTGAAGTGCTTTCCAGCACGGAGTACACTCCGCCACAGACGGCTCCCCCCTTCTGCCCCAATGTCTTTGTGGATATTTCGGTTACGCTTGAAAAAAAATGCCTCGCCCTACAGGAGTATGCATCGGAAATGCGCCCCTGGCCTCACCCGCGCAGCATAGAGGCCGTCAAACATCTGGCTGCCCTCAGAGGATGTTTTTGTGGCTGCGAGGCGGCGGAAGCCTTCATTCTCTACAGGACATTGCTATGA
- a CDS encoding formyltransferase family protein yields MNVLFLGPACPRIEAHLYELGHTVIRREEPLDMAFLQTYHFDFGISYRYQYILTQAMLDYLHDRVINLHISLLPWNRGNDPNLWSFLEDTPKGVTIHKMDAGLDTGDILLQREVLFNPAVETLKTTHAALSATLEELFLDNAEALLAGTLPAKKQPAGGTCHRYRDKAAFLDLIEELWWDTPVRPLIGAAKRERERERERERERERERELDPASRAG; encoded by the coding sequence ATGAATGTTCTTTTTCTTGGTCCCGCCTGCCCTCGCATTGAAGCTCACCTGTATGAGTTGGGGCATACTGTGATTCGGCGGGAAGAACCGTTGGATATGGCTTTTTTACAGACGTACCATTTTGATTTTGGCATCAGCTACCGCTATCAATATATTCTTACACAGGCTATGCTGGACTATCTGCACGACCGTGTCATCAACCTGCATATTTCCCTGCTGCCGTGGAATCGGGGTAACGACCCCAATCTTTGGAGCTTTCTTGAGGATACGCCCAAGGGGGTTACCATTCATAAAATGGATGCCGGTCTGGATACCGGGGATATTTTATTACAGCGGGAAGTACTTTTTAACCCGGCTGTGGAAACACTTAAAACAACGCATGCTGCGCTTTCCGCCACCTTGGAAGAGCTTTTTCTGGATAATGCCGAGGCTCTGCTGGCGGGAACACTCCCCGCAAAAAAACAGCCTGCCGGAGGTACCTGTCACCGTTACCGGGACAAAGCGGCTTTTCTGGACCTGATTGAAGAACTGTGGTGGGATACTCCGGTGCGGCCACTCATAGGAGCAGCCAAGAGAGAGAGAGAGAGAGAGAGAGAGAGAGAGAGAGAGAGAGAGAGAGAGAGAGAGCTTGACCCTGCGTCGCGTGCGGGATGA